In Rissa tridactyla isolate bRisTri1 chromosome 22, bRisTri1.patW.cur.20221130, whole genome shotgun sequence, a single genomic region encodes these proteins:
- the LOC128900549 gene encoding 3-galactosyl-N-acetylglucosaminide 4-alpha-L-fucosyltransferase FUT3-like, with protein MELVEGKKASCKKLLTFLLFSFIFSSWFFVSVRQFRTSGPEHHGSTPSPQTAHAGDSSTPPKGERKLTILLWKWPFGHHFNFINCSKLYRTPDCHFTVDRSWSQKADAVIMHHRDVCGDTERLAQLPRLPSQRWIWFNLESPSHSPNLDAMDNLFNLTMSYRRDSDIFTPYGELQLLGQPQPLSIPPKTKLVAWVVSNWRADSHRVKYYQELKKHITVDVYGQHHLPLPWDKLLPTVSQYNFYLAFENSRHEDYITEKLWRNALSSGTVPVVLGPPRENYERFLPPDSFIHVDDFASAGDLARYLWELSEDAERYQRYFQWRKWLKPVVGAGWALHVCRACHFLQTTEVGYRVVPDLSEWFV; from the coding sequence ATGGAGCTCGTGGAAGGGAAGAAGGCCTCCTGCAAGAAACTCCTCACCTTCCTGCTCTTCAGCTTCATCTTCAGCTCCTGGTTCTTTGTTTCTGTTCGTCAGTTCAGGACTTCTGGGCCAGAGCATCACGGTTCCACTCCCTCTCCACAAACAGCCCATGCTGGAGACAGCAGCACCCCACCGAAGGGTGAACGCAAGCTGACCATCCTGCTGTGGAAGTGGCCCTTTGGGCACCACTTTAACTTCATCAACTGCTCGAAGCTCTACCGCACCCCAGATTGCCACTTCACCGTCGACCGCAGCTGGTCCCAAAAGGCCGATGCTGTGATTATGCACCACAGGGACGTGTGCGGGGACACGGAGAGGCTGGCCCAGCTCCCCAGGCTCCCTTCCCAGCGCTGGATCTGGTTCAACCTGGAGTCCCCAAGTCACTCTCCAAACTTAGACGCCATGGACAACCTATTCAACCTGACCATGTCTTACCGGAGAGACTCGGACATCTTCACCCCTTATGGGGAGCTACAGCTCcttggccagccccagcccctcagcatccCGCCCAAGACCAAGCTGGTGGCCTGGGTAGTCAGCAACTGGAGAGCAGACTCCCACCGGGTAAAGTACTACCAGGAGCTGAAGAAACACATCACTGTGGACGTCTATGGGCAACATCACTTGCCCCTGCCCTGGGACAAGCTCCTTCCCACCGTGTCCCAGTACAACTTCTACCTGGCTTTCGAGAACTCGCGGCATGAAGACTACATCACCGAGAAGCTCTGGAGGAATGCCCTGTCCTCCGGCACCGTCCCTGTTGTGCTGGGACCTCCTCGAGAAAACTATGAGCGCTTCTTGCCCCCTGACTCCTTCATCCATGTTGATGACTTTGCCAGCGCTGGGGACCTGGCGCGGTACCTGTGGGAGCTGAGCGAGGACGCTGAGAGATACCAGCGCTACTTCCAGTGGCGCAAGTGGTTGAAACCCGTGGTGGGGGCTGGCTGGGCCCTGCACGTCTGCAGAGCTTGTCACTTCTTGCAGACAACGGAGGTCGGGTACAGGGTTGTGCCCGATCTGTCTGAGTGGTTTGTGTAA
- the LOC128900545 gene encoding neurturin-like: MRPLRESFNVLTCSKMKVWKFAAIASMLLSSMLSILVCRDMFNGSRKYSPLPSSPSSSRASSSSSSSSSSSSSLPAAPRRSPRALQRHSSLLAQYSSLLESYTEGEIRQLISALVERYSQAMNSGGHELPLFPRAGSRRKRARARHKPCALKELEVSVSELGLGYESDETVLFRYCSGTCEAAVRSYDLSLKSMRSRRRIKKEKVRARPCCRPLAYDDDVSFLDAYNRYYTVNELSAKECGCV, translated from the exons AGTTTCAATGTTCTGACTTGCTCTAAGATGAAGGTATGGAAGTTTGCAGCCATTGCATCGATGCTCCTCAGTTCCATGTTATCCATTTTAGTTTGTAGAGACATGTTCAACGGAAGCCGGAAATACAGCCCCTTGCCTTCCTCGCCGTCTTCCTCACGggcatcctcctcttcctcctcctcctcctcctcttcctcctcactgcCGGCGGCTCCACGGAGATCCCCACGGGCCCTGCAACGCCACAGCTCGCTGCTCGCCCAGT ACAGCAGCTTGTTGGAGAGCTACACGGAGGGGGAGATCCGGCAGCTGATCTCGGCGCTGGTGGAGCGCTACAGCCAGGCCATGAACTCGGGTGGGCACGAGCTGCCGCTCTTCCCCCGGGCGGGCAGCCGCAGGAAGCGCGCCCGCGCTCGCCACAAACCCTGCGCCCTGAAGGAGCTGGAGGTGAGCGTCAGCGAGCTGGGCCTGGGCTACGAGTCGGACGAGACGGTGCTTTTCCGCTACTGCAGCGGCACCTGCGAGGCGGCCGTCCGCAGCTACGACCTCTCGCTGAAGAGcatgaggagcaggaggaggatcaAGAAGGAGAAGGTCCGGGCTCGACCCTGCTGCCGGCCGCTGGCCTACGACGACGACGTCTCCTTCCTGGACGCCTACAACCGCTACTACACCGTCAACGAGCTCTCGGCCAAGGAGTGCGGCTGCGTGTGA